The following proteins come from a genomic window of Aspergillus oryzae RIB40 DNA, chromosome 4:
- a CDS encoding putative proline permease (amino acid transporters): MDKKSVIDDHQVSKEDTGNGTIIQPRETQRGLSSRQVQLMAIGGSIGTGLFVGIGSYLRDTGPLSVFLGYMFYGLLFVWPVNLCVGEMCAYLPIRGSIFELAARYIDPAFGFAMGWVYFYGGLMLVCTEYSAVATVMQYWTTSVNPTAWVAMALVVCFLLNIVAVKWYGESEFIMASTKILLLIGLVMLTFITMVGGNPKHDVYGFRNWTHGVMYEYYTDGATGRFLGLFSVMVYAAFSVAGPDLPALAAGEIQNPRWTIPRVVKMTFYRIVGFYVVGVLAVGIICSPQDPRLLSAIDSGAAGANASPWVIGIQNLDIHGLPDLINVLILFSGWSCGNAYVYSSSRTLYSLARDGQAPKFLLKCNSAGVPIYCVITVSLLSCISFLVADTSAVTVLYWFIDLTTCALIITYTSMACIFLGWYRALKAQGVDRKTALPWVAPFQPYFAIGAVTIGSLITLFNGFSVFSPFSVQGFITSYFGLAFFVVMFLFWKLYHKTEFVDPATADIYSGKAEIDVECRIWEDGRFEERRKAELAQMHWARRMWEKMW, encoded by the exons ATGGACAAGAAGAGTGTTATAGATGACCACCAGGTCTCAAAAGAGGATACGGGCAATGGAACAATTATCCAACCTCGAGAGACCCAGCGTGGTCTCTCCTCCAGACAAGTGCAGTTGATGGCGATCGGTGGCTCTATCGGAACAGGCCTTTTTGTGGGTATAGGATCGTACCTGCGCGATACAGGTCCTTTGTCTGTGTTTTTGGGCTATATGTTCTATGGCCTTCTGTTCGTCTGGCCTGTCAATCTTTGTGTTGGGGAGATGTGTGCGTACTTGCCGATTAGAGGTTCTATCTTTGAGCTTGCGGCTAGATATATCGATCCTGCTTTTGGATTTGCAAT GGGATGGGTTTACTTCTATGGTGGATTAATGCTTGTTTGCACGGAATACTCCGCTGTAGCCACTGTGATGCAATACTGGACTACGAGTGTCAACCCTACAGCTTGGGTCGCCATGGCGCTGGTCGTTTGTTTCCTGCTCAACATCGTCGCGGTCAAGTGGTACGGAGAGAGCGAGTTCATCATGGCCTCCACCAAGATTCTCCTGCTGATCGGTCTTGTTATGCTCACCTTCATTACCATGGTCGGCGGTAACCCAAAGCATGATGTTTATGGATTCCGAAACTGGACTCATGGGGTGATGTACGAATACTATACCGACGGTGCGACAGGGAGATTCCTCGGGCTCTTTTCCGTCATGGTATATGCGGCATTCTCAGTGGCAGGCCCAGACCTACCAGCCTTAGCTGCAGGAGAGATCCAGAACCCACGGTGGACCATCCCACGCGTTGTCAAAATGACCTTTTACCGAATTGTTGGCTTCTACGTGGTCGGAGTCCTGGCGGTGGGTATCATCTGCTCGCCACAAGACCCTCGTCTTCTGTCCGCCATCGACTCAGGTGCAGCCGGAGCGAATGCGTCTCCCTGGGTCATCGGAATCCAGAACTTGGACATCCACGGGCTCCCAGATTTGATCAACGTATTGATTCTTTTCTCGGGGTGGTCATGCGGCAACGCCTATGTGTACAGTTCCAGTCGAACCCTATATTCGCTCGCGAGGGACGGACAGGCCCCGAAATTCCTCCTTAAATGCAATTCGGCCGGCGTTCCCATCTACTGTGTCATCACCGTCTCGCTTCTTTCctgcatctccttcctcgtcgcgGACACTTCTGCCGTCACAGTTCTCTACTGGTTCATTGATCTGACCACATGTGCCTTGATCATCACCTACACCAGCATGGCCTGCATCTTCCTTGGATGGTACCGCGCTCTTAAAGCCCAAGGAGTCGACCGAAAGACGGCGCTGCCCTGGGTCGCTCCATTCCAACCGTACTTTGCTATCGGAGCCGTGACGATCGGTAGTTTGATCACGCTGTTCAATGGATTCAGCGTGTTCTCGCCGTTCAGCGTACAGGGATTCATCACCTCATACTTTGGTCTTGCTTTCTTCGTGGTCATGTTCTTGTTCTGGAAGTTGTATCATAAGACTGAGTTTGTAGATCCTGCGACAGCAGATATTTATAGTGGGAAAGCCGAGATCGACGTCGAATGTCGGATCTGGGAGGACGGTAGATTCGAGGAGCGACGAAAGGCCGAGCTGGCACAGATGCACTGGGCCAGAAggatgtgggagaagatgtGGTGA
- a CDS encoding rhamnogalacturonan acetylesterase (predicted protein), with the protein MKLYLLFFFFLTLHALPGLPRSTADKPPFFLLAGDSTTAVQSTNGGGWGNGFIQTTLAKGAKGQNYGHNGATTVSFRAGGDWDTLLKKVEEVKANYQPYVTIQFGNNDQKPTANITIAQYTSNLETFVGDVRNAGGVPVLVTPLSRRQYDNSTGVPTIIRSLENERVATIKAAKKTGASYIDLNRASTVYLNSIGPVSAHMYDLKTGDSTHLNAAGSQVFGGMVAGLIIQDFPQLGDAGFVHVDPKLQTALDKGQYYWPQ; encoded by the coding sequence ATGAAGCTGTACCTgctattcttcttctttctcacCCTCCACGCTCTCCCAGGTCTCCCCAGGTCAACTGCGGACAAACCGCCGTTCTTCCTCCTAGCCGGCGACAGCACAACAGCAGTCCAATCGACGAACGGCGGTGGTTGGGGCAATGGATTCATCCAAACGACGCTGGCCAAGGGAGCCAAAGGTCAGAACTACGGCCACAACGGAGCGACAACCGTCAGCTTCCGCGCGGGAGGTGACTGGGACACCCTCCTCaagaaggttgaggaggtgaAAGCCAATTATCAGCCCTACGTGACCATCCAATTCGGCAACAACGACCAGAAGCCGACTGCCAATATTACCATCGCACAGTACACGAGCAATCTGGAGACTTTCGTCGGAGATGTGCGGAATGCGGGGGGAGTCCCCGTCCTAGTGACTCCACTTTCGCGGCGCCAGTACGATAATTCTACCGGAGTGCCCACTATTATCCGGAGTCTGGAAAATGAGCGGGTCGCGACGATCAAGGCCGCAAAGAAGACGGGAGCGTCGTATATTGACCTGAATCGCGCTAGCACAGTATACCTGAACAGTATTGGGCCGGTCAGTGCGCACATGTATGATTTGAAAACGGGTGACTCGACGCATTTGAACGCGGCTGGCAGTCAGGTCTTCGGGGGAATGGTCGCCGGCTTGATCATCCAGGATTTTCCCCAATTGGGTGACGCGGGGTTTGTCCATGTGGATCCGAAGTTGCAGACGGCGCTGGACAAGGGTCAATACTATTGGCCACAATGA
- a CDS encoding flavin-containing monooxygenase (predicted flavoprotein involved in K+ transport) produces the protein MSTKEYDIVIIGAGIAGINAAYRIQALLPQHRYVILEARETAGGTWDLFRYPGVRLDSDIHTFGFSWHPYDGDTNMMDGDSVFNYLNETAKQYGIDNHILFNHRVRRAAWSSADNLWNVTSTHLDKEVCIRATYVFFATGYFDHQEPLRAQIPGLDDFGGVIVHPQFWPANLDYLGKRIAVIGSGATAISLVPKLAETAFTVTMVQRSANYILPIPSPGGNRWARFLSSTLPHKVKRFAWLAVTLVGYYACRKFPGAAKDYLLGLVQKQLPKHIQADPHFTPGYNVWDQRLLACPDGDFFESLHRGNVRIETANIQTCTPNSIVLDNGKSIEVDLVITATGHKLQFGGGSTLEIDGKVCDISKRCLWNGMMLQGVPNAFFALGYLTNASWTMGVDVTALSACRLINYMAKRDILAAMPHAKGPLDPTVRPIWNLNSTYMAVGGDSLPKSGIVSPWQPRTNYIADYLQAKYWSFSDGLEFTRAA, from the coding sequence ATGTCAACCAAAGAATATGATATTGTTATCATTGGGGCAGGAATCGCTGGAATCAACGCCGCATACCGTATCCAAGCACTGCTTCCCCAACATAGATATGTCATCCTCGAAGCCCGCGAGACAGCTGGCGGCACATGGGATCTGTTCCGGTACCCTGGCGTCCGGCTTGACTCCGATATCCACACCTTTGGGTTTTCTTGGCACCCATATGACGGCGATACAAACATGATGGATGGAGACTCTGTGTTCAATTACTTGAACGAAACAGCAAAGCAATACGGAATCGACAACCATATCCTATTTAACCACCGAGTCAGACGCGCGGCATGGTCTTCAGCAGACAATCTGTGGAATGTAACATCCACGCATCTGGATAAAGAAGTTTGCATCCGCGCAACGTACGTGTTTTTCGCCACGGGATACTTTGACCATCAAGAGCCATTGCGCGCTCAGATACCTGGCCTAGACGACTTTGGTGGGGTGATCGTCCACCCACAGTTCTGGCCAGCGAATCTCGATTACTTGGGTAAAAGAATCGCGGTTATCGGCAGTGGGGCGACGGCGATCTCACTTGTTCCCAAACTAGCAGAGACAGCGTTTACCGTAACAATGGTCCAGCGCAGCGCGAATTACATCCTACCAATCCCTTCACCTGGAGGCAACCGATGGGCACGGTTTTTATCTTCAACTTTACCCCATAAGGTCAAGCGCTTCGCTTGGCTGGCGGTTACATTAGTCGGCTATTATGCATGCCGGAAGTTCCCCGGGGCCGCTAAAGACTATCTCCTCGGCCTGGTCCAGAAACAACTCCCAAAACACATCCAAGCAGATCCACATTTCACACCTGGGTATAATGTCTGGGATCAACGGCTCTTGGCCTGTCCAGATGGTGACTTTTTTGAGAGCCTTCATCGCGGTAACGTCCGCATCGAGACAGCGAATATCCAAACCTGTACTCCCAACAGCATTGTTCTCGATAACGGGAAATCCATCGAAGTGGATCTTGTCATAACAGCCACGGGCCACAAGCTTCAATTCGGCGGTGGATCCACTCTTGAAATTGACGGCAAGGTTTGTGATATCTCCAAAAGATGCCTGTGGAATGGTATGATGCTCCAGGGCGTTCCCAATGCGTTCTTTGCTCTCGGATATCTCACCAATGCCTCGTGGACGATGGGGGTAGATGTCACGGCCTTGTCTGCCTGTCGACTGATCAACTACATGGCGAAGAGGGACATCCTCGCGGCTATGCCTCATGCCAAGGGTCCGTTGGATCCGACTGTCCGGCCCATCTGGAATTTGAATTCAACGTACATGGCGGTGGGTGGAGACAGTCTGCCGAAATCGGGGATCGTCAGTCCATGGCAGCCGCGGACGAACTATATTGCCGATTATCTTCAAGCGAAGTATTGGTCTTTTAGCGATGGTTTAGAGTTCACTAGAGCCGCTTAA
- a CDS encoding GNAT family N-acetyltransferase (predicted protein), with translation MTTETIQIRRMTRPDIPYMAHLASTTYFNSPLSQFLSPYRHAYPEDFTRRFVQMIRARYFNPRCIGFVAVSVSNPDIPVAYAQFIRLGNDKAARDLIAAQTSIWNTLRRWFVTVQTWIENLLWPDRSGDADAVRRFEKSAEVDGLRFWDSEEMKRLYGERWHAQSVVVSGDWRRMGIGRRLMGEVLRRAQEDGVFVGLEASEDGEKLYRSLGFELRGRFSLLLDGQDGGGIMMWRPKGGL, from the coding sequence ATGACAACCGAAACAATCCAAATCCGCCGCATGACACGCCCCGACATCCCCTACATGGCCCACCTAGCCTCAACAACCTACTTCAACTCCCCCCTCAGCCAATTTCTCTCTCCATACAGGCATGCCTACCCAGAAGACTTCACCCGACGCTTCGTCCAGATGATCCGTGCACGCTACTTCAATCCCAGATGCATCGGCTTCGTGGCCGTCTCCGTCTCCAACCCCGATATACCAGTGGCATATGCACAGTTCATCCGACTAGGAAACGACAAAGCTGCACGGGACCTAATCGCAGCACAGACCTCCATCTGGAATACGCTACGACGGTGGTTCGTCACAGTCCAGACGTGGATTGAGAATCTACTATGGCCAGATCGGTCGGGGGATGCTGATGCGGTGCGGAGGTTTGAGAAGTCTGCGGAGGTGGATGGTTTGCGGTTCTGGGATtcggaggagatgaagaggtTATATGGGGAGAGGTGGCATGCGCAGAGTGTGgttgtttctggggattGGAGGCGTATGGGTATTGGGAGGCGGTTGATGGGGGAGGTTTTGCGGCGGGCGCAGGAGGATGGAGTCTTTGTTGGATTGGAAGCGAGTGAGGATGGGGAGAAGCTTTATCGGAGTTTGGGGTTTGAGTTGAGAGGAAGGTTTTCGTTGCTTTTGGATGGTCAGGATGGGGGTGGGATTATGATGTGGAGGCCTAAGGGGGGTTTATGA
- a CDS encoding FAD-dependent oxidoreductase (predicted protein), which yields MKIVIIGGGISGCTAYLQLKKHLPKPPSPDEDHEITIYEAYDTNKDTTCDERDGPTHSSTLIVGGGLGIGPNGLNVLKRLDEDLLRDIVRGGYVVPTSNMKNKNGRLLIRMDASDEPTSPNELPMHMLGCSRHWFWRCLRMRIPDRDIVTKRVAEVVASPDGRNVVHFADDSPPVEADLVIGADGLKGIVKRALFPETEGDPFPPHYEGLSGVGGFISADKVKDDVEKGSMNFIIGGNGFFGYFYSDSARSAPHRDSPYHVSEPGESLGWWSTYQVDECPNPKTIDKEDVARQLRERYSSWKDPVIQKVLHSLEVSNMYPTWTMPPLPTWERNGVVLVGDAAHALPPTSGQGSSQALEDVEAFVLFLSHYLRKEYETRGPDIDVKAVISTAAKPYMELRIPRVRAILEDAKHRQNIKRDMSIVEEYLMYSFLWILELGWFPSFFAKEMKAVFNYNVADETDHSRTQTYFS from the exons ATGAAAATAGTTATAATCGGTGGAGGTATCTCCGGATGCACCGCCTACCTCCAACTCAAAAAGCATCTCCCCAAACCACCCTCCCCAGACGAGGACCACGAAATCACCATTTACGAAGCATACGACACAAACAAAGACACCACCTGTGACGAGCGTGATGGCCCAACCCACTCCTCGACACTTATCGTTGGCGGCGGGCTAGGTATCGGGCCGAACGGCCTCAACGTCCTAAAGCGtctggatgaggatcttctccgtgATATTGTCCGCGGCGGATATGTAGTTCCGACGTCcaacatgaagaacaaaaatgGACGTCTGCTCATACGCATGGACGCATCGGATGAGCCAACCTCGCCGAATGAATTACCAATGCATATGCTCGGGTGCAGCCGACATTGGTTCTGGCGGTGTCTTCGTATGCGCATTCCGGATCGCGATATTGTGACGAAACGGGTCGCGGAGGTTGTTGCGAGCCCGGACGGGCGGAATGTAGTTCACTTTGCTGATGACAGTCCGCCAGTAGAGGCGGATTTGGTTATCGGTGCGGATGGGTTGAAGGGGATCGTTAAACGGGCGTTGTTCCCTGAGACAGAGGGGGATCCGTTTCCGCCTCATTATGA AGGCCTGTCAGGAGTCGGGGGGTTCATCTCGGCAGACAAAGTCAAAGACGACGTTGAGAAAGGCTCAatgaacttcatcatcggGGGTAATGGTTTCTTCGGCTACTTCTATTCCGACAGTGCCCGATCGGCACCTCACAGGGACTCACCATATCACGTCTCCGAACCAGGCGAGAGTCTAGGCTGGTGGTCAACTTACCAAGTCGACGAGTGTCCGAACCCGAAAACGATTGACAAGGAGGATGTCGCGCGTCAACTGCGAGAACGCTACTCGAGCTGGAAAGATCCAGTTATACAGAAAGTCCTTCACTCACTCGAGGTCAGCAATATGTATCCTACCTGGACGATGCCACCTCTGCCGACGTGGGAGCGAAACGGCGTCGTTCTCGTCGGTGACGCAGCTCATGCATTGCCGCCTACTTCGGGACAGGGCTCATCACAGGCACTTGAGGATGTCGAGGCGTTTGTTCTATTTTTGAGTCACTATTTACGTAAGGAATATGAGACTCGGGGGCCTGATATTGACGTAAAGGCCGTGATCTCGACCGCAGCTAAGCCTTATATGGAGCTGCGCATCCCTCGTGTCCGGGCGATTCTCGAAGACGCAAAGCATAGACAGAACATCAAGCGTGATATGAGCATCGTCGAGGAATATCTAATGTATAGTTTTCTATGGATCCTTG AGTTAGGGTGGTTCCCGAGCTTCTTTGCGAAGGAAATGAAGGCTGTGTTCAATTATAATGTCGCTGATGAG ACTGACCATTCCAGAACCCAAACTTATTTCTCGTAA
- a CDS encoding putative MFS transporter (predicted protein), with protein sequence MESLQVDNPQPEPQTPRLLLKLISAGFAFFVAGVNDGSLGSLIPYIREAYHIDTNMVAIVYGTTFCGWFFAALSNSHLSQYLDLGVFLVMGATLQVLAHALRTWLPPFPLFAVTFFFASLGQAYQDTYANTFVASVKAAHRWLGFIHAMYMAGCLAGPFISTGVASAGARSRWELFYTAPLGLGVINFALVVFAFRESLAFKRPTQGEMESPQEARQKGAMQEIQKTLAQPSVWILSLYFFFFLGAVITAGGWIVEYLVHVRNGDLNDMGYVPAGFYGGGFLGRLILAEPTYRWGERRMVFIYVLLCVGLELVFWLVPNIITEAVAISLLGFFSGPFFATGISVASKLFTVDIRSSALAVTGIMAAKVGVSVLQPMLVGLLGATGVSWLMLPKSRLHHD encoded by the exons ATGGAGTCTTTACAGGTAGATAACCCTCAGCCAGAACCACAAACCCCAAGACTCCTCCTGAAACTCATCAGCGCTGGATTCGCGTTTTTCGTAGCTGGCGTTAATGATGGGAGCTTGGGATCGCTGATTCCGTATATTCGAGAAGCCTACCACATAGACACCAATATGGTGGCTATTGT GTACGGCACGACCTTTTGTGGTTGGTTCTTTGCCGCTCTCTCTAATAGTCATCTAAGCCAGTACCTGGACCTTGGCGTGTTCTTGGTCATGGGTGCGACATTACAAGTCCTAGCTCATGCCCTGAGAACCTGGCTGCCTCCATTCCCCCTATTTGCCGTgacatttttctttgccAGTCTTGGCCAAGCGTACCAGGACACGTACGCGAACACGTTTGTGGCGTCGGTAAAAGCAGCGCATCGATGGCTCGGGTTTATTCATGCGATGTATATGGCAGGATGTCTCGCCGGACCCTTCATCTCCACAGGAGTAGCATCGGCAGGAGCACGGTCACGTTGGGAGTTATTCTACACAGCGCCTTTAGGACTAGGAGTCATCAACTTTGCCCTGGTGGTGTTCGCATTCCGTGAGTCGTTGGCCTTCAAGCGTCCTACACAGGGTGAGATGGAGTCCCCCCAGGAAGCAAGACAAAAGGGCGCCATGCAAGAGATACAGAAGACTCTGGCGCAGCCGAGCGTGTGGATACTGAGcttgtatttcttctttttccttggtgCCGTTATCACTGCTGGAG GTTGGATTGTGGAATACCTGGTCCACGTCCGCAATGGCGATCTGAACGACATGGGATATGTCCCTGCCGGCTTTTACGGTGGCGGTTTCTTAGGCCGACTAATATTGGCTGAACCGACCTATCGCTGGGGAGAGCGACGGATGGTGTTTATCTATGTGTTGCTATGTGTGGGATTAGAATTGGTATTCTGGCT CGTCCCTAATATCATCACTGAAGCAGTGGCCATCAgtcttctcggcttcttctccggtcCTTTCTTTGCTACA GGTATCTCGGTCGCATCGAAACTATTCACAGTGGACATTCGTTCATCGGCACTTG CTGTTACTGGTATCATGGCGGCCAAGGTCGGTGTATCAGTGCTGCAGCCTATGCTAGTCGGGCTGCTCGGCGCCACTGGTGTTTCCTGGCTGATGCTCCCCAAATCTCGGTTGCATCACGATTGA
- a CDS encoding uncharacterized protein (predicted protein) has product MNLLLLALTLLTTLTSATPTPRQMNILYPYETYRYWVQSGNWKLDPQDQLLVVKNGNAADETTSIVTFNIPPAADGHKCKLLFDLWDRDVSSGSKQADVFTATKPTGASASDANTDSASLQSVSKEVADVIVQSRDEHVGRISVSAPGTADWVLAYQGYPEFDCPAGQIVGFEFVGVGDEVAIRWDIGVTGPRVQILNNFFYFVHGTEGKVLAEMGIICCKL; this is encoded by the exons AtgaacctcctcctcctagccctcaccctcctcaccaccctcaCCAGCGCAACTCCCACCCCTCGCCAGATGAACATCCTCTACCCCTACGAAACCTACCGCTACTGGGTCCAATCCGGCAACTGGAAACTCGACCCCCAAGACCAACTCCTCGTCGTCAAAAACGGCAACGCAGCAGACGAAACCACCAGCATCGTAACCTTCAACATCCCCCCCGCAGCCGACGGCCACAAATGCAAGCTCCTATTCGACCTCTGGGACCGCGACGTCTCCAGCGGCTCGAAGCAGGCCGACGTGTTTACCGCTACCAAGCCCACAGGCGCGAGTGCCTCTGACGCGAATACTGACTCTGCATCGCTGCAGTCTGTGTCGAAGGAGGTCGCCGATGTGATTGTCCAGTCGAGGGATGAGCATGTCGGCAGGATTAGTGTTTCTGCCCCTGGAACGGCGGATTGGGTGTTGGCTTATCAGGGTTATCCGGAGTTTGATTGTCCTGCTGGGCAGATAGTGGGGTTTGAGTTTGTGGGGGTTGGTGATGAGGTGGCTATTCGGTGGGATATTGGAGTTACGGGGCCGAGGGTGCAGATTTT GaataatttcttttattttgttcaTGGCACTGAAGGGAAGGTCCTTGCTGAAA TGGGGATTATTTGCTGTAAACTATAG
- a CDS encoding uncharacterized protein (predicted protein), with product MPQTAKTGNENINIDLASPPGWTYVGGDTVIGNVVRRSHVVTPDASVTLTLVGRVKTKITVKRNNGQLTSTSHYRGRWQLFSTSRETLFRGPLHLPEGSVNNPLTWPFSVEIPTRPSDRVLEGHCKEESYLPLDKEILAKNTLPASFFSSNRGWRTSSEGFVEYYLEAQLRYSRSGSFEVETATFPITIRHVPQAGTFIYELQSRLLAGRAKSQRLLPGMEHAELSLKQKTQKLFGSSKVPEFHYTVEVSWPYAIQLDNPMPVPIIISIKPASTSPEISDVVQKVQLNWVNMVIKSQTMVRAPGNLTPTYTHNHSHSSSHPIGLKKAFLRLESPVVFTTGKGNEPVDIGSMFGLLFHSNGSTVGGLRNTTYSGPSPDFITYNILHRNELELEVSLTVAEETKEFKISSGLKILAAE from the coding sequence ATGCCACAAACTGCGAAAACCGGCAACGAGAACATAAACATTGACCTCGCCTCACCCCCCGGCTGGACATACGTCGGTGGGGATACCGTCATCGGAAATGTTGTCCGCCGTTCACATGTTGTCACACCCGATGCATCGGTGACACTTACCCTGGTCGGACGCGTGAAAACAAAGATCACggtgaagagaaacaatggccaGTTGACCAGTACCAGCCATTACCGCGGTCGCTGGCAGCTTTTCAGCACATCGCGAGAGACTCTATTCCGTGGTCCCTTACATCTTCCAGAGGGGAGTGTCAACAACCCGCTTACCTGGCCATTCTCAGTGGAGATCCCTACACGGCCATCAGATCGGGTACTGGAGGGCCATTGCAAGGAAGAGAGTTATCTGCCGTTGGACAAAGAGATCCTTGCCAAGAACACATTGCCCGCAAGTTTTTTCTCTAGTAACCGCGGATGGCGTACATCATCAGAAGGCTTCGTGGAATACTACCTCGAGGCTCAGCTGAGATATAGTCGTTCCGGGTCGTTTGAGGTCGAAACTGCTACTTTTCCTATCACAATTCGACATGTCCCGCAGGCCGGGACTTTTATTTATGAGCTTCAGTCGCGCTTGCTCGCGGGAAGGGCCAAGAGTCAACGGCTACTACCGGGGATGGAACATGCTGAGCTATCACTGAAGCAAAAGACGCAAAAGCTTTTCGGTTCATCGAAGGTGCCGGAGTTCCACTATACGGTGGAGGTCAGTTGGCCTTACGCCATCCAACTCGATAACCCAATGCCTGTCCCGATTATCATTAGTATTAAGCCCGCCAGCACAAGCCCCGAGATCAGCGACGTTGTCCAGAAGGTTCAATTAAATTGGGTCAACATGGTTATCAAGTCTCAGACTATGGTGCGAGCACCTGGAAACCTCACTCCGACATATACTCACAACCACTCTCATTCCTCCTCTCATCCCATtggcttgaagaaggctTTTCTAAGACTCGAGAGCCCTGTTGTATTTACTACTGGAAAGGGGAACGAGCCGGTCGACATCGGTAGTATGTTTgggcttctctttcattctAATGGTTCTACCGTTGGGGGTCTACGTAACACTACTTACAGTGGTCCGTCTCCTGACTTTATCACGTATAACATTCTGCACAGAAATGAGTTGGAACTGGAGGTGTCATTGACTGTCGCggaagaaacgaaggagtTCAAAATAAGCTCGGGACTGAAGATACTCGCAGCGGAGTGA
- a CDS encoding uncharacterized protein (predicted protein), producing the protein MAFQFTPMVLTPLDHTMPICYIAFFYALVLDDPHRGVSILKEGLHRLLGECPLLAGNMMRSSSKRSKANVREVRPPTVDSLREFPILRVAHHLNQYIIKKVLDSGERVSSDSLFDERYLPLPLSVATREICPIIRWQANILQDGIYVAVCFHHSVFDAAGFYFIQDALARCCREPNSPALTIPLGSDLLEGRRRMVSSPVVSSDVRGDAPTEDPHTIRVADFNAVEGLVSRRLVLQPAHMECLKDVCNSILRDQSQEEYLTSNDMISALLWLAIIRARYGPSPDGGGGQETRPVQSSLILITEVRRTLTPPLPISYVGNGIVQSVATSPVQRALISDASNAVHPHLPSVTKGDLQLLTDLALKVHSTQSSADNTYVKGIIQEKQRSPDWSPTFKQGDVTSTSIRRMGIYGLDFGETLGRVVEFESPDNRIDGTVCILPARSTSILELRVTLQADTMHRLLQGPLLQWAMRRTLGKL; encoded by the coding sequence ATGGCGTTCCAATTTACCCCAATGGTGCTGACACCGCTTGATCATACGATGCCGATATGCTACATAGCATTTTTCTACGCCTTGGTGTTGGATGACCCACACCGGGGTGTTTCCATCCTCAAGGAAGGTCTTCACCGCTTACTCGGGGAATGCCCCTTGCTAGCAGGAAATATGATGAGATCAAGTTCGAAACGGTCGAAAGCCAACGTACGTGAGGTGCGACCTCCCACCGTAGATTCGTTGCGCGAGTTCCCCATCCTTCGGGTAGCACATCACCTGAATCAATACATCATCAAGAAGGTTCTCGATTCTGGCGAACGGGTGTCGAGCGATTCTTTATTCGATGAGCGATATCTTCCATTGCCACTGTCGGTGGCGACAAGAGAAATATGCCCTATCATTCGCTGGCAAGCCAACATTTTGCAAGATGGCATATACGTGGCTGTCTGCTTTCATCATTCAGTGTTTGACGCCGCCGGATTCTACTTCATCCAGGATGCACTGGCACGATGCTGTCGCGAGCCTAACAGCCCCGCTCTAACCATACCACTGGGGTCGGACCTCCTCGAAGGTAGACGACGCATGGTATCCAGCCCCGTGGTCAGCAGCGACGTAAGGGGCGACGCACCTACTGAAGACCCACACACTATCAGAGTTGCCGACTTTAACGCGGTTGAAGGACTTGTCAGTCGCCGACTAGTTCTGCAGCCCGCGCATATGGAGTGCCTGAAAGACGTTTGTAACTCAATCCTGCGTGACCAGTCACAGGAAGAGTACCTGACGTCCAATGATATGATCTCCGCTCTGCTATGGCTGGCTATTATCAGAGCACGGTATGGCCCATCCCCCGATGGCGGCGGTGGTCAGGAAACCCGGCCTGTTCAGAGTTCCTTGATACTCATCACTGAGGTCCGCCGAACTTTAACACCGCCTCTTCCCATTTCTTACGTTGGAAATGGCATCGTCCAATCTGTGGCAACATCACCCGTACAGCGTGCTCTGATTTCCGATGCGTCAAACGCGGTTCATCCCCACTTGCCATCAGTGACCAAGGGCGATCTCCAGCTTCTTACTGATCTCGCACTGAAAGTTCATTCTACGCAGTCCAGTGCAGATAATACCTACGTAAAGGGAATCATTCAAGAAAAACAGAGAAGTCCAGACTGGAGTCCCACCTTCAAGCAGGGTGATGTCACATCTACCAGTATTCGTCGGATGGGAATATACGGACTTGACTTTGGCGAGACCCTAGGAAGGGTGGTGGAGTTTGAGAGCCCCGATAACCGGATTGACGGGACAGTTTGCATACTGCCTGCCCGGTCCACTTCCATATTGGAGCTGCGAGTCACACTCCAGGCTGACACCATGCACCGGCTGCTGCAAGGCCCTCTTCTACAGTGGGCGATGCGAAGGACACTCGGCAAGTTGTGA